One stretch of Thermanaerosceptrum fracticalcis DNA includes these proteins:
- a CDS encoding YybS family protein, with the protein MHSSLRTRAIVEGALMAALTAILALAGFYLPFLRFLTNLVWTIPIVIATVRHGLGIGIMSTVVAGFLIFTLASPLEALFLVLQFGGLALLYGYAFNKGIKPGITLLAGTGVAIISFLLTFGVSLLISGLNQINFVDQLKETIEPTIEMYRSLGLFDKYGTSGLTEENMRQMLAGFIDLLIVLFPALIVTYGIMAAFLNYIIAQKILFKLGIPVPQLPPFRNWQLPWWTVWGFIGGFGLSLAGSYWQIKTLTTIGSNIMMVYYPVLFVLGLSVIAYFYHHKLQRAFSYRLLFIFLVFFFFRYVSLLIPIVGLFDLVLNYRRLAGES; encoded by the coding sequence GTGCATAGTTCCTTGCGTACCCGGGCCATCGTTGAGGGGGCGCTCATGGCCGCCTTGACGGCCATTTTGGCCCTGGCCGGTTTTTACCTTCCTTTCCTTCGTTTTCTCACCAATTTAGTCTGGACTATACCCATCGTTATTGCTACTGTCCGGCATGGTTTAGGCATTGGCATCATGTCCACTGTGGTGGCTGGGTTTCTAATCTTTACCCTAGCCAGTCCCCTGGAAGCTTTGTTTTTAGTTTTGCAGTTTGGTGGGTTGGCCTTACTTTATGGATATGCTTTTAATAAAGGAATAAAACCGGGGATTACCTTATTGGCTGGTACAGGGGTTGCCATCATTTCTTTTCTCCTTACTTTTGGCGTGTCCCTTCTCATCTCAGGCCTGAATCAAATCAACTTTGTTGACCAGTTGAAAGAGACCATTGAACCCACTATTGAGATGTACCGGAGCCTGGGACTCTTTGATAAATATGGAACCAGTGGTTTAACGGAAGAGAACATGCGCCAGATGCTTGCAGGCTTTATAGACCTCTTAATAGTGCTCTTTCCAGCCTTAATTGTAACCTATGGGATAATGGCTGCCTTTTTGAACTATATCATCGCCCAAAAGATTTTATTTAAACTAGGGATACCCGTTCCCCAACTGCCCCCTTTCCGCAACTGGCAGCTGCCCTGGTGGACAGTATGGGGATTCATTGGCGGATTTGGTTTGTCCCTTGCCGGCAGCTACTGGCAAATTAAGACTTTAACAACCATCGGTAGTAATATCATGATGGTCTATTATCCCGTACTTTTTGTCCTGGGTTTATCCGTAATTGCGTACTTTTATCATCATAAGTTACAGAGGGCCTTTAGCTATCGCCTGCTTTTCATCTTTTTGGTCTTTTTCTTCTTTAGATATGTTTCACTGCTTATCCCCATAGTCGGCTTATTTGACCTGGTGTTGAATTATCGTCGTCTGGCCGGGGAAAGCTAA
- a CDS encoding DHH family phosphoesterase, with the protein MDPWLSNLSVIILLILALVLLIFRDEFVKVKKKGLYKKSTENKTAQAMAYSLKELIAQASQVVIVGHDMADFDSFGAAVGVAKAVQDLGKRAWVVIDDHNPAIGKLLDLLPKSPLLDTLVKTSEVQRVLNPDTLLIVVDTHKPSLLAEPKLINMVKDVVVIDHHRRGEEFISEAKLVYVETDASSTCELVTELLQYLGDKVEIGKFEATALLAGITVDTKNFVYQTGVRTFEAASYLRRVGAEPTIVQKILRDDMVTVRKKAEVIRNARILCGQTALGVSREISPDAQLLAAKTADALLNIAEVNAAFVLWPFQGGTAVSARSTGELNVQTIMERLGGGGHLTIAAAQVNDTLENTEKTLLEILEEVFCKEVRV; encoded by the coding sequence GTGGATCCCTGGCTGTCAAACCTGTCCGTGATTATTCTCCTGATCTTAGCCTTAGTTTTACTGATTTTTAGGGATGAATTTGTAAAAGTAAAGAAAAAGGGGTTGTACAAGAAAAGTACAGAAAATAAGACTGCTCAGGCAATGGCCTATTCCTTAAAAGAGCTGATTGCCCAAGCTTCCCAGGTGGTCATTGTGGGTCACGATATGGCCGATTTCGACAGCTTCGGGGCAGCTGTAGGGGTGGCCAAAGCAGTACAGGACCTGGGGAAAAGGGCCTGGGTGGTCATTGATGATCATAATCCTGCCATCGGTAAATTGCTGGACCTGCTGCCCAAGAGCCCTCTCCTGGATACCCTGGTTAAGACGTCTGAGGTCCAGCGGGTGCTAAATCCCGATACCCTGCTCATTGTCGTTGACACCCATAAACCCTCGCTGCTGGCTGAACCTAAACTCATCAATATGGTAAAGGATGTGGTGGTAATCGACCATCACCGGCGGGGAGAGGAATTTATATCTGAAGCGAAACTTGTCTATGTGGAGACCGATGCCTCTTCTACCTGCGAACTGGTGACAGAGTTGCTGCAATACCTGGGTGACAAGGTAGAAATTGGCAAGTTTGAAGCCACAGCTTTACTGGCAGGTATTACTGTGGACACCAAGAACTTCGTATACCAAACCGGTGTGAGGACTTTTGAGGCAGCCTCCTATTTGCGCAGAGTGGGAGCAGAGCCCACCATAGTCCAAAAAATCCTGCGGGATGACATGGTTACGGTGCGAAAGAAGGCGGAGGTCATCAGGAACGCCCGTATACTCTGTGGGCAAACTGCCCTGGGGGTAAGCAGGGAAATATCTCCCGATGCCCAGCTTCTAGCAGCCAAAACAGCCGATGCACTCCTTAACATTGCCGAGGTAAATGCTGCCTTTGTGCTATGGCCTTTTCAGGGAGGGACAGCGGTAAGCGCCCGTTCTACGGGAGAGCTCAATGTCCAGACCATCATGGAACGACTGGGTGGGGGTGGCCATCTCACCATTGCCGCCGCCCAAGTAAATGATACACTGGAAAATACAGAGAAAACCTTGTTGGAAATATTAGAAGAGGTGT